A region of Beijerinckia sp. 28-YEA-48 DNA encodes the following proteins:
- a CDS encoding efflux RND transporter periplasmic adaptor subunit yields the protein MRSLPVVAGVLAIGAGLAWALPSQTASKAETATTLPKPAAPSSSFKLSEDQMAAVTLEPATEMRFRSTLTTDGKIAVNEDEATPVYPAYAGRTVRILAKPGDQVQRGQVLFTLEAADMVQAQTDFISAVATLNKAISQENLAKTAEKRVHGLYLVHALAQKDWQEAQAELVSAQNDTRSGQVAVEAASNRLRLLGRSDEEIDRFKNEGRISAETSTYAPLSGTVVQRKIGPGQFIAAGSSDPAFVIGDLSSVWIVANVRESDAGNIRLGQTITVSLLAYPGQHFNATVDYVSSSVDPSTRRLQVRGTIANPDRKLRPEMFATATIDIANATSSIGVPRHALVYEGDSIRLWVYQDGKITPRNVTTGLINDDFVEIKDGLRRGETVVTRGSLFIDRANVANAG from the coding sequence GTGCGGTCGCTACCAGTCGTCGCGGGCGTTCTTGCGATAGGTGCAGGTTTGGCTTGGGCCCTGCCTTCGCAAACGGCGTCGAAGGCCGAGACCGCAACCACACTGCCGAAACCCGCTGCGCCGTCGTCGTCGTTCAAGCTGTCCGAGGATCAGATGGCGGCGGTGACTCTTGAGCCCGCGACCGAGATGCGGTTCCGCTCGACTTTGACGACCGATGGCAAGATCGCGGTCAATGAAGACGAAGCCACGCCGGTCTATCCGGCCTATGCTGGCCGCACCGTGCGCATTCTGGCGAAGCCCGGCGATCAGGTACAGCGCGGACAAGTGCTGTTTACCCTTGAAGCCGCGGATATGGTTCAAGCGCAAACCGATTTCATTTCAGCTGTCGCTACGCTCAACAAGGCTATCTCGCAAGAAAATCTAGCGAAGACGGCCGAAAAGCGGGTGCATGGGCTCTATCTCGTTCACGCCCTGGCGCAGAAAGACTGGCAGGAGGCACAGGCCGAGCTCGTCAGCGCGCAGAACGACACACGTTCTGGCCAGGTTGCTGTTGAGGCGGCGAGCAATCGACTGCGACTGCTAGGTCGCAGCGACGAAGAGATTGATCGCTTCAAGAATGAGGGGCGCATCAGCGCCGAGACATCCACCTATGCGCCGCTGAGTGGCACGGTGGTCCAGCGCAAGATCGGCCCCGGCCAGTTTATCGCGGCAGGTTCGTCTGATCCGGCCTTTGTTATCGGGGATCTGTCGTCGGTCTGGATCGTCGCCAATGTTCGCGAGAGCGACGCGGGCAATATCCGCCTCGGTCAGACGATCACGGTTTCGCTACTTGCCTATCCTGGCCAACATTTCAACGCGACGGTGGATTATGTCTCCTCGTCGGTCGATCCCTCGACCCGTCGTCTCCAGGTTCGCGGCACCATCGCGAATCCGGATCGTAAGCTGCGACCGGAAATGTTCGCCACCGCGACGATCGATATTGCCAACGCGACCTCGTCGATTGGTGTTCCCCGCCATGCGCTTGTCTATGAGGGCGATAGCATCCGTCTGTGGGTCTATCAGGACGGCAAAATCACACCGCGCAACGTGACCACGGGCCTCATCAACGACGACTTCGTCGAAATCAAGGATGGGTTGCGTCGCGGTGAAACCGTGGTGACACGGGGTAGCCTGTTTATCGATCGGGCGAATGTCGCAAACGCCGGCTGA
- a CDS encoding CusA/CzcA family heavy metal efflux RND transporter: protein MNTLIEFALRQRVLVILLLLGVFAGGFVAFQNLNIEAYPDPVPPMVDIVTQSDGMSAEEVERYITIPIETQTSGLPNLRTMRTISLYGLSDVKLQFTFDYTYEQALQQVLNRLSQLPNLPNGAQPSISPVSPIGEIYRYKLTGPPGYSVLDLKTLQDWVLQRRFRAIPGVIDVTGWGGKTKTYEVQVKFDKLVAYGLTLPQVIQAINNANINVGGNTVDIGSQSAVIRGVGAIRTVDDIRNTMLTQNGGSAVLVKDIADVIVSNQPRLGIAGKDDDNDIVQGIVLMRRGEKSMPTILNVHAAVERINSSGVLPPGVKIERIYDRKELIDLTTHTVLHNMMVGIILVFLIQWLFLGDLRSAVIVAATIPFSLCVAIGIMVLRGESANLLSVGAIDFGLIVDATVIIVENIFRNLAHRTGGVPTGPFGKNAKLNIIYNSSTSVSRSILFSGAIIIAAFLPLFTLSGVEAHIFGPMAKTYAYALAGGLLATFIVSPALSAVLLPERVRETETWLVRGLDSIYRPVLRAAMANRLKTVASALILFVGALAAGRGLGLEFLPKLEEGNLWIRATMPATISLTEGNGYVNQIRSVIQSIPEVQSVVSQHGRPDDGTDATGFFNAEFFAPLVPAGDWRPGMTKDKLTAEILGQLERRFPGIEFNFSQYLQDNVAEAVSGVKGENSIKLYGNDLAQLTATGNKIKDVLATVPGIKDLSVFTSLGQPTIQIDVDRERASRYGLAPGDINTAVHAAIGGQSAGDLFENGSDRHFPIMVRLAPEFRQSAEAIRNLTIGVAGQNGSISQIPLSDVASIRLVTGASYIYREQQERYLPIKFSVRDRDLGGAIEEAQRRIAEEVKLGPGMRLEWVGEFGNLQDAIARLKIVVPVTLLLIALLLYLNFASITDTLLALSVIPMAMVGGVVTLFLSGTAFSVSAAMGFIALFGISVMEGVILLATFNGLINTGMERSAAIFEAATTRMRPVMMTCVAACVGLFPAAISTGIGSQVQKPLAMVVVGGILLAPILILVYLPLLIDFFSRRKLAIIDDSEGEAPVPEAHPHQT, encoded by the coding sequence GTGAATACGCTGATCGAATTCGCACTGCGGCAACGCGTGCTGGTGATCCTATTGCTCCTCGGCGTCTTCGCGGGCGGCTTTGTCGCGTTTCAAAACCTCAATATCGAAGCCTATCCCGATCCAGTACCGCCTATGGTTGACATCGTCACGCAGAGCGATGGCATGTCGGCGGAGGAGGTCGAGCGTTACATCACCATTCCGATCGAAACGCAGACATCCGGCCTTCCCAATTTGCGCACGATGCGCACGATCTCGCTGTACGGCCTGTCGGATGTGAAGTTGCAATTCACCTTCGACTACACCTATGAGCAGGCGTTGCAGCAGGTGCTCAACCGCCTGTCGCAGCTGCCAAACCTGCCGAATGGCGCGCAACCCTCGATTTCGCCGGTGTCGCCGATTGGCGAAATCTATCGCTACAAGCTGACGGGTCCCCCGGGCTACAGCGTTCTCGATCTCAAAACCTTGCAGGATTGGGTGTTGCAACGGCGTTTCCGCGCCATCCCCGGCGTGATCGATGTGACCGGATGGGGCGGCAAGACCAAGACCTATGAGGTTCAGGTTAAATTCGACAAACTGGTGGCCTATGGCCTGACCTTGCCGCAGGTCATCCAAGCCATCAACAATGCCAATATCAACGTCGGCGGCAATACGGTCGACATTGGTTCGCAATCGGCTGTTATTCGCGGTGTCGGCGCTATTCGCACGGTCGACGACATCCGCAACACCATGTTGACGCAAAACGGGGGCAGTGCGGTCCTGGTGAAGGACATCGCCGACGTCATCGTCAGCAACCAGCCGCGCCTCGGCATCGCCGGCAAGGATGACGACAACGACATCGTGCAAGGCATTGTGTTGATGCGTCGTGGCGAAAAGAGCATGCCGACGATCCTCAACGTGCATGCCGCCGTCGAGCGCATCAACAGTTCCGGTGTCCTGCCGCCGGGCGTCAAGATCGAACGCATCTATGATCGCAAAGAGCTGATCGATCTGACGACCCACACCGTCTTGCACAATATGATGGTCGGCATCATCCTCGTCTTTCTCATCCAATGGCTGTTTCTGGGCGATTTACGCAGTGCGGTCATCGTGGCCGCGACGATTCCGTTTTCGTTATGTGTCGCTATCGGCATCATGGTCTTACGCGGAGAATCCGCGAACCTGCTCTCGGTCGGCGCCATCGACTTTGGCTTGATCGTCGATGCGACGGTAATCATCGTCGAAAATATCTTCCGAAATCTGGCGCATCGTACTGGCGGTGTTCCCACCGGCCCGTTCGGCAAAAACGCCAAGCTTAATATCATCTATAACTCGTCAACGAGCGTCAGCCGGTCGATCCTGTTTTCCGGCGCGATCATCATCGCCGCCTTCCTGCCGCTGTTTACGCTGAGTGGCGTCGAAGCCCATATTTTCGGGCCGATGGCGAAGACCTATGCCTATGCGCTCGCCGGTGGTCTGCTTGCGACCTTCATCGTCTCGCCAGCGCTGTCCGCCGTGCTTCTGCCGGAGCGCGTGCGCGAGACCGAGACCTGGCTCGTGCGCGGATTGGATTCGATCTATCGGCCCGTGTTGCGTGCGGCGATGGCCAATCGGTTGAAAACGGTGGCCAGCGCGCTCATCCTCTTTGTCGGCGCTTTGGCGGCGGGACGGGGGCTGGGTCTCGAATTCCTGCCCAAGCTGGAAGAGGGCAATCTCTGGATTCGCGCCACCATGCCCGCGACCATTTCGCTGACCGAAGGCAATGGCTATGTGAATCAGATCCGTTCGGTCATTCAGTCGATTCCGGAAGTGCAGTCGGTTGTCTCACAACACGGCCGGCCCGATGACGGCACCGATGCCACGGGCTTTTTCAACGCCGAGTTCTTCGCGCCACTGGTGCCGGCTGGCGATTGGCGGCCTGGGATGACCAAGGACAAACTGACTGCGGAAATTCTCGGCCAGCTCGAGCGCCGCTTCCCTGGCATTGAGTTCAATTTCTCGCAATATCTGCAGGACAATGTCGCTGAAGCGGTGTCGGGCGTGAAGGGCGAGAATTCGATCAAGCTCTATGGCAATGATTTGGCGCAGCTGACAGCCACCGGCAACAAGATCAAAGACGTTCTCGCCACTGTTCCGGGCATCAAGGATCTGTCGGTGTTCACCTCGTTGGGCCAGCCGACGATCCAGATCGATGTCGATCGCGAACGCGCCTCCCGTTATGGCCTCGCGCCTGGCGATATCAATACGGCGGTTCACGCGGCGATCGGTGGTCAGTCGGCAGGCGATCTCTTCGAGAACGGCAGCGATCGCCATTTCCCGATCATGGTGCGCCTGGCGCCGGAGTTCCGGCAGAGTGCCGAAGCCATTCGCAATCTCACCATCGGCGTTGCCGGACAGAACGGATCGATTTCACAAATCCCGCTCAGCGACGTCGCCTCGATCCGCTTGGTCACGGGCGCCTCCTATATTTATCGCGAGCAACAGGAGCGTTATCTGCCGATCAAGTTCAGCGTTCGCGATCGCGACTTGGGTGGTGCGATCGAAGAGGCACAGCGGCGGATCGCGGAGGAGGTTAAGCTAGGGCCGGGCATGCGTCTGGAATGGGTTGGCGAATTCGGCAACCTTCAGGACGCGATCGCGCGGCTGAAGATCGTTGTTCCCGTCACGCTGCTGCTGATCGCGCTGCTGCTCTATCTGAACTTCGCGTCGATCACCGATACGCTTCTGGCGCTGTCGGTCATTCCGATGGCGATGGTCGGTGGTGTCGTCACCTTGTTCCTGTCCGGCACGGCGTTTAGCGTCTCGGCGGCGATGGGCTTCATTGCGCTCTTCGGTATCTCGGTGATGGAAGGCGTGATCCTGCTGGCGACGTTTAATGGCCTGATCAACACGGGAATGGAACGCTCGGCAGCTATTTTCGAAGCGGCCACCACCCGCATGCGCCCGGTGATGATGACCTGTGTCGCGGCTTGCGTCGGCTTGTTCCCGGCGGCGATTTCCACGGGCATCGGCTCGCAGGTGCAAAAGCCATTGGCCATGGTCGTCGTCGGCGGCATTCTTCTGGCGCCGATCCTGATCCTGGTCTATCTGCCGCTGCTCATCGATTTCTTCTCGCGGCGGAAACTGGCCATTATCGATGATAGCGAGGGCGAGGCGCCTGTGCCTGAGGCGCATCCGCATCAGACGTAA
- the queC gene encoding 7-cyano-7-deazaguanine synthase QueC, giving the protein MDLNTAALVLFSGGQDSATCLAWALERFDRVETVGFDYGQRHRIELDCRGRIRDGLTAMNPRWATRLGNDHTIDLNVLGQISDTALTRDVTIEMTDAGLPNTFVPGRNLVFLTFAATLAYRRGLKHIVGGMCETDYSGYPDCRDDTIKALQVALNLGMDKRFVLETPLMWIDKAETWRLAGRLGGQPLIDLIVEDSHTCYLGERGMRHPWGFGCGTCPACELRADGYRRFQAI; this is encoded by the coding sequence ATGGATTTGAACACCGCTGCCCTCGTCCTGTTCTCCGGTGGACAGGATTCCGCCACCTGCCTCGCCTGGGCACTGGAGCGCTTTGACCGGGTCGAGACGGTCGGCTTTGACTATGGCCAGCGCCATCGCATCGAGCTCGATTGCCGAGGCCGGATTCGCGATGGCCTCACCGCCATGAATCCGCGCTGGGCGACGCGGCTCGGCAACGACCACACGATCGATCTCAATGTGCTGGGCCAGATCTCCGACACCGCCTTGACCCGCGATGTCACCATCGAGATGACCGATGCGGGCCTGCCCAATACATTCGTGCCGGGGCGTAATCTCGTTTTTCTCACCTTCGCGGCGACTCTGGCCTATCGCCGTGGTCTCAAACACATCGTCGGCGGCATGTGCGAAACCGACTACAGCGGTTATCCCGACTGTCGCGACGATACGATCAAGGCGCTGCAGGTGGCGCTCAATCTGGGCATGGACAAGCGCTTCGTACTCGAAACACCGCTGATGTGGATCGACAAGGCCGAGACCTGGCGCCTGGCCGGAAGGCTCGGCGGCCAGCCCCTCATCGATCTTATCGTCGAGGACAGCCACACCTGCTATCTCGGCGAACGCGGCATGCGCCATCCCTGGGGCTTTGGCTGCGGCACCTGCCCCGCCTGCGAATTGCGGGCGGACGGTTATCGCCGTTTTCAGGCCATCTGA
- a CDS encoding MFS transporter: MTAPVKTGLPRTSFAAMRHPAYRLQFISYVVAMMADNIEHVISYWFIYQKFHSPALGGFAILSHWLPFLLFSVTVGGLADRMDRRRIIQCGMLLFIIASAGWAFFFVTDTLTMWSAMFILIIHGCAGVLWQTPNQLLLYDMVGPGDLQSAVRLNAMARYLGVLVGPAVGGLIMYTLGPIKGIMLNTLFYLPMLLWLFWAPGKAAQPLARAVRGFADIIQTMRDIRPNTVLTSMTLLAGLTSFLVGNAYSAQMPGFAADLGHGDPGISYSLLLAADAAGAVLAGVLLEGWNVIRSTAKAAMILAAVWATALLGFATAGSFALAIALLMIAGFCELSFNTIAQALVQLNAPPESRGRVVGLYNMAGLGMRAFSGISVGLLGAWTGIHWSLGVSAFGVLLLLVLVYHFTVARAPVKAES; encoded by the coding sequence GTGACTGCCCCTGTCAAAACCGGTCTGCCTCGGACCTCCTTTGCCGCCATGCGGCACCCCGCCTACCGCCTGCAATTCATCTCCTATGTCGTCGCCATGATGGCCGACAACATCGAGCATGTGATCAGCTACTGGTTCATTTATCAAAAATTCCATTCGCCGGCGCTCGGTGGCTTCGCCATCCTGTCCCACTGGCTGCCATTCCTATTGTTCTCGGTCACCGTCGGCGGCTTGGCCGATCGGATGGACCGGCGCCGCATCATTCAATGCGGCATGCTGCTGTTCATCATCGCTTCGGCCGGCTGGGCCTTCTTCTTCGTCACCGACACGCTGACGATGTGGAGCGCCATGTTCATCCTGATCATCCACGGCTGCGCTGGCGTGCTGTGGCAAACACCGAACCAATTGCTGCTCTATGACATGGTCGGCCCCGGTGATCTGCAATCGGCCGTGCGTCTGAATGCCATGGCGCGCTATCTCGGCGTTCTGGTCGGACCCGCCGTCGGCGGCCTGATCATGTACACGCTGGGGCCCATCAAGGGCATCATGCTGAACACCCTGTTCTACCTGCCGATGCTGTTGTGGCTGTTCTGGGCGCCAGGCAAGGCGGCGCAGCCTCTGGCGCGCGCTGTGCGCGGTTTCGCCGACATCATCCAGACCATGCGCGATATTAGGCCGAACACCGTTTTGACCTCGATGACCCTGTTGGCGGGTCTGACCTCGTTCCTCGTCGGCAATGCCTATAGCGCGCAAATGCCAGGTTTCGCCGCCGATCTCGGCCATGGCGATCCCGGCATTTCCTACAGTCTGCTGCTGGCGGCGGATGCAGCCGGCGCGGTGCTCGCCGGCGTCCTGCTCGAAGGCTGGAACGTCATTCGCTCGACCGCGAAGGCGGCGATGATTCTGGCTGCGGTCTGGGCAACCGCCCTCCTCGGCTTCGCCACCGCCGGAAGTTTCGCACTGGCGATCGCCTTGCTGATGATCGCAGGCTTTTGCGAATTGTCGTTCAATACCATCGCGCAGGCACTGGTGCAGTTGAACGCGCCGCCGGAAAGCCGTGGCCGCGTCGTCGGCCTCTACAATATGGCCGGGCTCGGCATGCGCGCCTTCAGCGGCATTTCGGTCGGTCTGCTCGGCGCCTGGACCGGCATCCACTGGTCGCTGGGCGTTTCGGCCTTCGGCGTTCTGCTGCTGCTCGTGCTCGTCTATCACTTCACCGTGGCCAGAGCCCCGGTGAAAGCCGAGTCGTGA
- a CDS encoding LysR family transcriptional regulator codes for MPDLNDYKLFVDVVEQKGFSAAARKLGMPRSRLSRRIGLLEESLGVRLIQRSTRQFAVTDVGREFYRHCVAMVVEAEAATEAVQRMRGEPRGLVRVSCPSSVIYFQLGAMIARFMAACPQVEVMLDSTNRRVDVIREGFDLAIRVRFPPLDDSDLIIRKFADSIQRLVASPTLIKDLSHPLVPADLTTLPSLAWGPAHSDHDWCLDGPDGATAKIPHRPRLLTEDMVALREAALAGIGVCQFPTMVVQEDLRAGRLIDILPGWAPRTGIIHAAFPSRRGLLPSVRALMDFLAAEYAELSRLETLDIPKAP; via the coding sequence ATGCCGGATCTGAACGACTACAAGCTCTTCGTCGATGTGGTTGAGCAAAAGGGCTTTTCAGCCGCCGCTCGCAAGCTCGGCATGCCGCGCTCGCGGCTCAGCCGCCGCATCGGACTGCTGGAGGAAAGTCTCGGCGTCCGCCTTATCCAACGCTCCACCCGACAATTCGCCGTCACTGACGTCGGCCGCGAATTCTATCGCCACTGCGTCGCCATGGTGGTGGAAGCCGAGGCAGCGACGGAGGCCGTCCAGCGCATGCGCGGCGAGCCGCGTGGTCTCGTGCGGGTCAGCTGCCCCTCATCGGTGATCTACTTTCAGCTTGGCGCCATGATCGCCCGCTTCATGGCCGCCTGCCCGCAGGTCGAAGTGATGTTGGACAGCACCAACCGGCGGGTGGATGTCATTCGCGAAGGCTTCGATCTCGCCATCCGCGTGCGCTTTCCGCCGCTCGACGACAGCGATCTGATCATCCGCAAATTTGCCGACAGCATCCAACGCTTGGTGGCGAGCCCTACGCTGATCAAAGACCTGTCGCATCCACTGGTGCCGGCCGATCTCACCACCCTACCGAGCCTGGCCTGGGGCCCGGCGCACAGTGATCATGACTGGTGCCTCGATGGCCCGGACGGCGCGACGGCGAAAATCCCGCACCGCCCCCGGCTTTTGACCGAGGATATGGTGGCGCTGCGCGAGGCGGCGCTCGCTGGCATCGGTGTCTGCCAATTTCCGACCATGGTGGTCCAAGAGGACCTGCGGGCCGGCCGGCTGATCGACATTCTGCCCGGCTGGGCGCCGCGCACGGGCATCATCCACGCCGCCTTCCCATCCCGGCGTGGCCTTTTGCCCTCGGTGCGCGCATTGATGGACTTTCTCGCCGCCGAATATGCCGAATTGAGCCGCCTCGAAACCCTCGATATTCCGAAAGCGCCATAG
- a CDS encoding pirin family protein, translating to MKKVLGTYSSPRPHWVGDGFPVRSLFSHGSHGEHISPFLLLDYAGPADFKPTDTPRGVGVHPHRGFETVTIVYKGEVEHRDSTGRGGVIGPGDVQWMTAAGGILHEEFHSKAFTAKGGTLQMVQLWVNLPKKDKDAEPGYQSIVNGDIPAVDLPEGAGTLRVIAGDYDGKRGPARTFTPIEVWDVALKPGATARLPVPEGHSTAVVVLEGVVEVNGEAIAREAEFVLLDRQGSEITIEANGNVRLLVLAGEPIDEPVVMHGPFVMNTKEEIVQAMTDFQSGRFGAIPA from the coding sequence ATGAAGAAAGTTCTCGGAACCTACAGTAGCCCGCGACCCCACTGGGTTGGCGACGGCTTCCCCGTGCGCTCGCTGTTCTCCCATGGCAGCCATGGCGAGCATATCAGCCCGTTCCTGCTGCTCGACTATGCCGGCCCGGCGGATTTCAAGCCGACAGACACGCCCCGTGGTGTTGGGGTTCACCCGCATCGCGGCTTCGAGACCGTGACGATCGTCTATAAGGGCGAGGTAGAGCATCGCGACTCCACCGGCCGAGGCGGTGTCATCGGACCGGGCGACGTGCAGTGGATGACGGCGGCCGGCGGCATTTTGCACGAGGAGTTCCATTCCAAGGCGTTCACCGCCAAAGGTGGCACGCTGCAGATGGTGCAGCTCTGGGTCAATCTGCCGAAGAAGGACAAGGACGCCGAGCCTGGCTATCAGAGCATCGTCAACGGCGACATTCCCGCGGTTGATCTGCCCGAAGGGGCCGGCACGCTCCGGGTGATTGCTGGTGATTATGACGGCAAGCGTGGTCCGGCGCGCACCTTCACGCCAATCGAGGTGTGGGATGTGGCGCTGAAACCGGGCGCGACGGCGCGGTTGCCGGTGCCCGAGGGCCATTCGACGGCTGTGGTCGTGCTGGAAGGCGTGGTCGAGGTGAACGGCGAGGCCATTGCGCGTGAGGCGGAATTCGTTCTGCTCGATCGCCAGGGCAGCGAGATCACCATCGAGGCCAACGGCAATGTGCGCCTGCTTGTGCTGGCTGGCGAGCCGATCGACGAGCCGGTGGTCATGCACGGTCCGTTCGTCATGAACACGAAGGAAGAGATCGTGCAGGCGATGACCGACTTCCAAAGCGGTCGCTTCGGCGCCATCCCGGCCTAA
- a CDS encoding cytochrome c — protein sequence MMRTLKFTSLSFAVLLGSYLPAAAADDTGHAQFLKYGCWQCHGTEGQGTSAGPKLAPDPLPYEGFSAFVRSSSRQMPPFREQVLPEPDLQAIHAYLSSRPAAVDVKKIIDP from the coding sequence ATGATGAGAACCTTGAAATTCACGTCCCTCAGCTTTGCGGTGCTCCTCGGCTCTTATCTGCCGGCGGCGGCGGCTGATGACACCGGCCATGCGCAATTCCTGAAATATGGCTGCTGGCAATGCCACGGAACCGAGGGCCAAGGCACTTCGGCCGGCCCCAAACTTGCTCCAGACCCGCTGCCTTACGAAGGTTTCTCAGCCTTCGTCAGAAGCAGTTCGCGCCAGATGCCGCCATTCCGCGAGCAGGTTCTCCCCGAGCCGGATTTACAGGCGATCCACGCCTATCTCTCGTCGCGACCGGCCGCCGTCGACGTGAAGAAGATCATCGACCCATAG
- a CDS encoding thiamine pyrophosphate-dependent enzyme: MANARGSSRRVFLKTVVAAGASGTVAGASIANAAAPPDHLDLPPPKPSALPPNAQVAAAEVGQISTASVEEARKPGSDFMVDVMKSLNFDYLLTNPASSVRSFHESLINYGGNKMPEMLTCMHEESAVGMAHGYFKISGKPLPVLVHGTVGLQHATMGIFNAWCDRVPIIVIGGNHLDAATRPPGVPTFHAAQDPNAIIRDFTKWDDQPVSLNHFAQSMVRAYRIAMTPPYEPVAISLDAGLQEEAPRGEKLQIPKYVPSAPPQADTAALREAAKLLAAAENPVIIADRAARTPAGLRLVTELAETLQAPVIDQLGRLNIATNHYLNQSARGRALIAQADVVLGLELSDFWGTVNGYIDNEENHGHGIQEPTTKPSAKLISISSAELLTKANFQDFQRFQSVDIGMAGDAEASLPQLIEFIKSALPASKKDALSQRADRHKKAWSENRARSIAAAGIAWDAQPISTARLCAEIWNQIKGEDWSMVSRDSFHSSWPTRLWPFDKYYQFIGGAGGYGVGYGAPAALGAALANKAFGRFSVNIQADGDLMYAPGVLWTAAHHKIPLLNVMHNNRAYHQEVMHVQRMANRHNRVANLGGGMVPVGTGIENPNIDFAKLASSLGVWSAGPITDPKDLPAALKRAVEVVKSGEPALVDVVCQPR; encoded by the coding sequence ATGGCTAATGCTCGAGGAAGTTCGCGTCGCGTCTTTTTAAAAACGGTCGTGGCGGCAGGTGCGTCCGGAACGGTTGCCGGCGCATCCATCGCCAACGCGGCGGCACCGCCCGATCATCTCGACCTCCCGCCTCCCAAACCCAGCGCCTTGCCGCCCAATGCCCAGGTCGCCGCTGCCGAGGTCGGACAGATATCGACGGCTTCCGTTGAGGAAGCCCGCAAGCCAGGCTCCGATTTCATGGTCGATGTCATGAAATCCCTCAACTTCGACTACCTGCTCACCAATCCGGCATCGAGCGTTCGCAGCTTTCACGAGTCGCTGATCAACTACGGCGGCAATAAAATGCCGGAAATGCTGACCTGCATGCACGAAGAGTCAGCGGTCGGCATGGCGCACGGCTATTTCAAGATCTCCGGCAAGCCTTTACCCGTTCTGGTTCACGGCACGGTCGGATTGCAGCACGCCACCATGGGTATTTTTAACGCCTGGTGCGATCGCGTCCCCATCATCGTCATCGGCGGCAATCATCTCGACGCCGCGACGCGGCCGCCTGGTGTGCCGACTTTCCATGCGGCGCAGGATCCCAATGCCATCATCCGCGATTTCACCAAATGGGATGATCAACCGGTTTCCTTGAATCACTTCGCGCAATCGATGGTCCGGGCTTATCGCATCGCCATGACGCCGCCTTACGAACCGGTCGCGATCTCCCTCGACGCCGGCTTGCAAGAGGAAGCTCCGAGGGGCGAAAAACTCCAGATTCCCAAATATGTGCCGAGCGCCCCGCCACAGGCCGACACCGCAGCCTTGCGTGAGGCCGCCAAACTGCTCGCAGCAGCGGAAAACCCGGTGATCATCGCCGATCGCGCCGCGCGCACGCCAGCTGGCCTGCGCCTGGTGACCGAACTCGCCGAAACCTTGCAGGCACCGGTCATCGACCAGCTCGGCCGCCTCAATATCGCGACCAACCACTATCTCAATCAATCGGCGCGCGGGCGCGCGCTGATCGCCCAAGCCGACGTCGTACTTGGCCTCGAACTGTCCGACTTCTGGGGCACAGTGAACGGCTATATCGACAATGAGGAAAATCACGGCCACGGCATACAGGAGCCGACGACCAAACCGTCAGCCAAGCTGATCTCGATCTCATCGGCTGAACTGCTGACGAAAGCCAACTTCCAGGATTTCCAGCGCTTCCAGTCGGTCGACATCGGCATGGCCGGCGATGCCGAAGCCTCGCTGCCGCAGTTGATTGAATTCATCAAGTCGGCTCTGCCGGCCAGCAAGAAGGACGCGCTCAGCCAGCGCGCCGATCGCCACAAGAAAGCCTGGAGCGAAAACCGCGCACGCTCAATCGCCGCGGCCGGCATCGCCTGGGATGCCCAGCCTATCAGCACGGCGCGGCTCTGCGCTGAAATCTGGAATCAGATCAAGGGCGAAGACTGGTCCATGGTCAGCCGCGATAGCTTTCACAGCTCCTGGCCGACGCGGCTTTGGCCCTTCGACAAGTACTATCAGTTCATCGGCGGTGCCGGAGGCTATGGCGTCGGCTACGGCGCACCGGCAGCCCTGGGCGCCGCTTTGGCCAATAAGGCCTTCGGCCGGTTCTCGGTCAATATCCAGGCGGACGGCGATCTCATGTATGCGCCGGGCGTGCTGTGGACAGCTGCCCATCACAAGATCCCGCTGCTCAACGTCATGCACAACAACCGCGCCTATCATCAGGAGGTGATGCACGTGCAGCGCATGGCGAACCGGCATAATCGTGTCGCCAATCTCGGCGGCGGCATGGTGCCGGTCGGCACCGGTATCGAGAACCCGAATATCGATTTCGCCAAACTGGCGTCATCGCTCGGCGTCTGGTCGGCCGGGCCGATCACAGATCCCAAGGATCTGCCCGCAGCGCTCAAACGCGCGGTGGAAGTTGTCAAAAGTGGCGAGCCTGCTCTCGTCGATGTCGTCTGCCAGCCGAGGTAA